Proteins from one Thermococcus sp. M36 genomic window:
- the cobB gene encoding NAD-dependent protein deacetylase — MIEEAAKLLARSRFAIAFTGAGISAESGVPTFRGFNGLWKKHRPEELATPEAFKRDPYLVWEFYKWRIDLIRKAKPNKAHRALTELEEMGILKAVITQNVDDLHREAGTRNPIELHGNIFRVRCTSCDYREDLKETGRLDEFLAQKDLPRCPRCGSLLRPDVVWFGEPLPRKAIEEAFRLAERADLVLVIGTSGVVYPAAYIPQIVKETGGKVIEINPDESGITPIADVFLRCSAGEAMEKLIERVRRLI, encoded by the coding sequence ATGATAGAGGAAGCCGCCAAACTGCTGGCACGCTCAAGATTCGCGATTGCTTTTACCGGTGCCGGAATAAGTGCCGAGAGTGGCGTTCCGACGTTCAGGGGCTTCAACGGGTTATGGAAGAAGCACAGGCCAGAGGAACTCGCCACCCCTGAAGCGTTCAAGCGCGATCCGTACCTAGTCTGGGAGTTCTACAAATGGCGCATAGATCTGATAAGAAAAGCGAAGCCCAACAAAGCCCACCGCGCTCTGACTGAGCTTGAAGAGATGGGGATTCTCAAGGCGGTGATAACCCAGAACGTTGACGACCTCCACAGGGAGGCCGGAACGAGAAACCCCATCGAACTCCACGGCAACATCTTCAGGGTGAGGTGCACCTCCTGCGATTACAGGGAAGACCTGAAGGAGACGGGGAGGCTCGACGAGTTTCTGGCCCAGAAGGACCTTCCCCGGTGTCCCCGCTGCGGTTCACTCCTGAGGCCCGACGTTGTGTGGTTCGGCGAACCCCTGCCCAGGAAAGCCATAGAAGAGGCCTTCAGACTGGCCGAGCGGGCGGATCTTGTTCTCGTCATCGGGACGAGTGGCGTGGTCTATCCCGCCGCATACATACCGCAGATAGTCAAGGAGACCGGCGGAAAGGTGATTGAGATCAACCCTGATGAGAGCGGAATAACACCCATAGCCGACGTTTTCCTGCGCTGTTCAGCCGGAGAAGCAATGGAAAAGCTGATAGAAAGGGTCAGGAGGCTGATTTGA
- a CDS encoding DUF3783 domain-containing protein, with the protein MGKVLLIGFGRSEVEAVKGAFQDMDVVEVPEYCRDWVVSEIVEKAGELSGSSDWHLRKFVIMHGLDNEAIKGVIRAVKGLNLGRIIFATTTETSLTWRLEDLLNELIKEDEYFKALRWAREEAEKRRGPFLDIGNG; encoded by the coding sequence ATGGGAAAGGTTCTGCTCATAGGATTTGGCCGGAGCGAGGTGGAGGCCGTTAAAGGGGCCTTCCAGGATATGGACGTTGTTGAAGTTCCGGAGTACTGCCGGGACTGGGTGGTCAGCGAAATCGTTGAAAAGGCCGGGGAGCTGAGCGGCTCAAGCGACTGGCACCTCAGGAAGTTCGTCATAATGCATGGCCTGGACAACGAGGCAATTAAGGGTGTCATAAGGGCCGTCAAGGGGCTAAACCTCGGCAGGATAATCTTTGCCACGACAACCGAGACTTCCCTCACCTGGAGGCTTGAAGACCTTCTAAACGAACTTATCAAAGAGGACGAGTACTTCAAGGCCCTGCGCTGGGCACGGGAGGAGGCCGAAAAGAGAAGGGGGCCCTTCCTAGACATCGGCAATGGTTAA
- a CDS encoding TIGR02253 family HAD-type hydrolase, producing the protein MIKVVFFDLDDTIVDTTRLAEMARRNAIENMVRHGLPVDFDTAYQELLELISEYGSNFSRHFDYLLRRLEVPYDPKLVAAGVISYHNTKFAYLRTVKGVRRVLLDLQRAGYRLGIITDGDPIKQWEKILRLELDAYFDKVFISDHLGVKKPHPKIFKKALRKMGVEPEEAVMVGDRLYSDIYGAKQVGMITVWFKYGKYADRELEYLEYADFTIKSLEEVPEIVRGLNLEGKERADKEVHAD; encoded by the coding sequence ATGATAAAGGTCGTGTTCTTTGACCTGGACGATACGATCGTCGACACAACCAGACTGGCCGAGATGGCTAGGCGGAACGCCATAGAGAACATGGTACGCCACGGCCTGCCCGTCGATTTTGATACCGCTTACCAAGAACTGCTGGAGCTAATAAGCGAGTACGGGAGCAACTTTTCGAGGCACTTTGACTACCTGCTCCGACGATTAGAGGTTCCCTACGACCCAAAGCTTGTTGCCGCCGGCGTCATCTCCTACCACAACACCAAGTTCGCCTACCTCAGAACCGTGAAAGGTGTGAGAAGGGTCCTCCTTGACCTCCAGAGGGCCGGCTACAGGCTCGGGATAATCACCGACGGCGACCCCATAAAGCAGTGGGAGAAGATACTCCGCCTCGAACTCGACGCATACTTCGACAAAGTCTTCATCTCCGACCATCTCGGCGTCAAGAAGCCCCATCCGAAAATATTCAAAAAGGCCCTTAGGAAGATGGGGGTTGAGCCCGAGGAGGCGGTAATGGTCGGCGACAGGCTGTATTCAGATATCTACGGCGCGAAGCAGGTCGGGATGATAACCGTGTGGTTTAAATACGGGAAGTACGCCGACAGGGAGCTGGAGTACCTGGAATACGCAGACTTCACGATTAAGTCATTGGAAGAAGTTCCGGAGATAGTCAGGGGGCTGAACCTTGAAGGGAAAGAGCGTGCAGATAAGGAAGTTCATGCTGATTGA
- a CDS encoding ASCH domain-containing protein, giving the protein MKGKSVQIRKFMLIDSAYKSRILRGDKVTTIRYGDYEAKPGSEIYLVITPSDTAIAKVRITRVEKKKVNELTNEDARLDGFSDVRELVRELSKIYGELYGDDEVTIIGFEVIKRFEDGIPLKWLKGLNYREPREIARLYLENQEKVNLSRETDFILRRIYNEGLGRAVRTFGPKKVQQALLKAYHALYGAGII; this is encoded by the coding sequence TTGAAGGGAAAGAGCGTGCAGATAAGGAAGTTCATGCTGATTGACAGCGCATACAAATCAAGGATCCTCAGGGGAGACAAGGTCACAACGATAAGGTATGGGGACTACGAGGCCAAGCCTGGAAGCGAGATTTACCTAGTCATCACGCCGAGCGACACCGCCATAGCCAAGGTCAGGATAACCCGCGTCGAGAAAAAGAAAGTTAATGAGCTCACCAACGAAGATGCTAGGCTCGACGGTTTTTCTGACGTCAGGGAACTCGTCAGGGAGCTGAGCAAAATCTACGGGGAGCTCTACGGTGACGACGAGGTTACGATAATAGGCTTTGAAGTCATCAAGCGCTTCGAGGACGGAATACCCCTCAAGTGGCTCAAGGGCCTCAATTACCGTGAACCGAGGGAGATAGCGAGACTCTACCTTGAAAATCAGGAGAAGGTCAACCTAAGCCGCGAAACTGACTTCATACTGCGCAGGATATACAACGAGGGCCTTGGAAGGGCAGTTAGAACCTTCGGACCGAAAAAAGTCCAGCAGGCGCTGCTCAAGGCCTATCATGCGCTCTACGGGGCTGGCATCATCTAA
- a CDS encoding phosphatase PAP2 family protein produces the protein MPMNERRKLGILTGMLIVIFIAQLLGLLGDINTYVYAHTPFVDSLWITLITDSASFGIFAVYVLLFVLWDLRRSRKLSRSTLNFIVSIFLGMAIVGVLKVLTAVPRPDEAPLSLPFFQALLNADYFAFPSGHTARASILACFLSERFPKYKLIWWGYALLVAFSRLLLHVHWFSDVLFAFILGPWVGMVVEITENWWLSHYRAIVKKLKLEVFDIE, from the coding sequence ATGCCTATGAACGAGAGAAGGAAGCTTGGGATACTCACGGGCATGCTCATTGTAATCTTTATAGCCCAGCTTCTTGGTTTATTGGGCGATATTAACACATATGTATATGCCCACACTCCATTTGTGGACTCCCTTTGGATAACTCTAATCACAGATTCTGCCAGCTTCGGAATTTTTGCGGTTTATGTTCTTCTCTTCGTATTATGGGACCTCAGAAGAAGCAGGAAGCTAAGCCGTTCCACTTTAAATTTCATAGTCTCGATCTTTCTTGGCATGGCAATTGTAGGCGTTTTGAAAGTCTTAACTGCGGTGCCACGACCAGATGAAGCTCCTCTATCTTTACCATTCTTCCAAGCCCTGTTAAACGCTGATTATTTCGCCTTCCCCTCGGGACATACAGCGAGAGCTTCTATTCTGGCGTGTTTCCTGAGTGAGCGTTTCCCCAAATACAAACTTATCTGGTGGGGTTATGCCCTTTTAGTTGCCTTTTCAAGACTGCTACTTCACGTGCACTGGTTCAGCGATGTTCTCTTCGCTTTCATACTTGGCCCTTGGGTGGGCATGGTTGTAGAGATCACCGAAAACTGGTGGCTTTCCCACTACAGGGCAATAGTCAAAAAGCTCAAACTGGAGGTGTTTGACATTGAATAA
- a CDS encoding COG2426 family protein: MNNILEVFILSLVPTFEGRYAIVYSIGKGYPLWETLLAAGLGVLLLSLVLPMTLPYIDRLMLWLEKTPLEKVARLYLYYIERVRRKAHPYVEKWGFLGLTIFVAIPLPGTGVWTGALAAYLLDIEKRMTVPALILGGLLSMAITLVPSLGIFGVS; encoded by the coding sequence TTGAATAACATCCTTGAGGTTTTCATCCTGTCCTTGGTTCCCACATTCGAGGGAAGATACGCTATCGTTTACAGCATAGGTAAAGGTTATCCTCTGTGGGAGACGCTCTTGGCGGCTGGCCTCGGTGTTCTGCTACTCTCGTTAGTTCTGCCGATGACCCTGCCCTACATAGACAGACTTATGCTCTGGCTGGAGAAAACGCCGCTGGAGAAGGTCGCGAGGCTCTATCTGTACTACATCGAGCGAGTGAGGAGAAAAGCCCACCCATACGTTGAGAAGTGGGGATTCCTCGGGTTAACAATCTTTGTCGCCATACCTCTTCCCGGAACTGGCGTATGGACGGGGGCTCTGGCCGCTTACCTGCTTGACATCGAGAAGAGAATGACCGTTCCCGCCTTGATCCTCGGAGGACTCCTAAGTATGGCGATAACGCTTGTGCCCAGTCTCGGGATCTTCGGGGTTTCGTGA